In Chelmon rostratus isolate fCheRos1 chromosome 20, fCheRos1.pri, whole genome shotgun sequence, a single window of DNA contains:
- the gpr12 gene encoding G-protein coupled receptor 12, protein MSEEPAVTPSWLTPDPTAWASGGGGPMDNSTSLGTFPPDSLPPSQLPLLVNPWDIVLCSSGTLIACENALVVLVIWQNPSLRAPMFLLIGSLALADLLAGLGLVLHFTCAYLLRSDSAQLLTVGLVVASFSASVFSLLAITIDRYLSLYYALTYNSERTAAFTYTMLVLLWGLSLCLGLLPVTGVNCLAEAATCSVVRPLTKNNIAVLSVSFLLLFGLMLQLYVQICKIVMRHAHQIALQHHFLAATPHYVTTRKGVSTLAIILGTFAACWMPFTVYSLIADYTYPPLYTYATLVPATYNSVINPVIYAFRNQEIQKALWLVCCGCVPASVAQRARTPSDV, encoded by the coding sequence ATGAGTGAAGAGCCAGCGGTCACCCCCAGCTGGTTGACCCCTGACCCCACAGCATGGGCCAGTGGAGGCGGGGGACCGATGGACAACAGCACCAGCCTGGGGACGTTCCCACCGGACTCCCTCCCACCCAGCCAGCTGCCGCTGCTTGTCAACCCCTGGGACATTGTGCTGTGCTCATCGGGGACTCTGATAGCCTGTGAGAACGCCCTGGTGGTGCTGGTGATCTGGCAGAACCCGTCGCTCAGAGCTCCTATGTTCCTGCTGATTGGCAGCCTGGCGCTGGCCGACCTGCTGGCCGGCCTGGGCCTGGTGCTTCACTTCACCTGTGCCTACTTGCTTCGTTCCGACTCGGCCCAGTTGCTGACTGTGGGCCTGGTGGTggcctccttctctgcctccgtCTTCAGCCTGCTGGCCATCACCATTGACCGCTACCTGTCGCTGTACTATGCCCTCACCTACAACTCAGAGCGGACAGCAGCCTTCACCTACACCATGCTGGTGCTGCTGTGGggtctctccctgtgtctggGCCTGCTGCCGGTCACAGGTGTCAACTGCCTGGCAGAGGCGGCTACATGCAGCGTGGTGCGGCCACTCACAAAGAACAACATCGCCGTGCTGTCCGtctccttcctgctgctcttcgGTCTCATGCTGCAACTCTATGTCCAGATCTGCAAGATTGTGATGCGCCACGCTCACCAGATCGCCCTCCAGCACCACTTCCTGGCTGCCACGCCCCACTACGTCACAACGCGGAAGGGCGTGTCCACGCTGGCCATCATCCTGGGTACCTTTGCTGCCTGCTGGATGCCATTCACTGTCTACTCTCTCATTGCCGACTACACCTACCCTCCACTCTACACCTACGCGACCCTGGTGCCTGCCACCTACAACTCTGTCATCAACCCGGTCATCTACGCCTTCAGGAACCAGGAGATCCAGAAGGCACTGTGGCTGGTGTGCTGCGGCTGCGTGCCGGCCAGCGTGGCCCAGCGTGCACGGACCCCCAGCGACGTCTGA